From a region of the Posidoniimonas corsicana genome:
- the msrA gene encoding peptide-methionine (S)-S-oxide reductase MsrA, which produces MRPSPTRHLPLIAVGALALGAYALMSFADTPNEPNEQPTAKPADAPGEAATASDAVATFASGCFWCTEAVFDELRGVKSVVSGYAGGDAATADYKIVSTGRTKHAEAIQLHYDPSLVDYETLLEVFWKTHDPTTPNRQGADVGPQYRSAIFYHDEKQKALAEQYKAKLDESGVFDKPIVTEINQYDTFFPAEDYHQNFFALNPQQPYCRAVVGPKVEKFRKVFGDKLKNAPKKDKADDKQGAESKAELKKRLSALQWHVTQEAGTERAFQNLYWNKTTAGDYECIVCGELLFTSDNKFDSGCGWPSFTKPAEGGAVTQHADNSHGMRRIEIRCEKCDAHLGHVFNDGPAAAGGLRYCINSASLEFEENKARKEAPPEE; this is translated from the coding sequence ATGCGTCCCTCCCCTACCCGCCACCTGCCGCTGATTGCGGTCGGCGCTCTCGCCCTTGGAGCCTACGCCCTGATGTCGTTTGCAGACACGCCCAACGAACCAAACGAGCAGCCAACCGCAAAGCCGGCCGACGCACCCGGTGAAGCCGCAACGGCGTCCGACGCGGTCGCGACCTTCGCCTCCGGTTGCTTCTGGTGCACCGAGGCGGTGTTCGACGAGCTGCGCGGCGTGAAGAGCGTGGTCTCGGGCTACGCCGGCGGCGACGCCGCGACCGCGGACTACAAGATCGTCAGCACCGGCCGGACCAAGCACGCCGAGGCGATCCAGCTGCACTACGACCCCAGCCTGGTCGACTACGAGACCCTGCTCGAGGTGTTCTGGAAGACCCACGACCCCACCACGCCCAACCGCCAGGGCGCCGACGTTGGCCCGCAGTATCGCTCGGCCATCTTCTACCACGACGAGAAGCAGAAGGCCCTCGCTGAGCAGTACAAGGCGAAGCTCGATGAGTCGGGCGTGTTCGACAAGCCGATCGTGACCGAGATCAACCAGTACGACACCTTCTTCCCAGCCGAGGACTACCACCAGAACTTCTTCGCACTCAACCCGCAGCAGCCCTACTGCCGGGCGGTGGTCGGGCCGAAGGTCGAGAAGTTCCGCAAGGTTTTCGGCGACAAGCTCAAGAACGCCCCCAAGAAGGACAAGGCCGACGACAAGCAGGGCGCCGAGTCGAAGGCGGAGCTGAAGAAGCGGCTCTCCGCGCTGCAGTGGCACGTCACCCAGGAGGCGGGCACCGAGCGGGCATTTCAGAACCTGTACTGGAACAAGACCACCGCCGGCGACTACGAGTGCATCGTCTGCGGCGAGCTGCTGTTCACCTCCGACAACAAGTTCGACAGCGGCTGCGGCTGGCCCAGCTTCACCAAGCCCGCCGAGGGCGGCGCGGTGACCCAGCACGCGGATAACTCCCACGGGATGCGGCGGATTGAGATCCGCTGTGAGAAGTGCGACGCCCACCTGGGGCACGTGTTCAACGACGGCCCCGCCGCGGCGGGCGGTCTGCGGTACTGCATCAACTCCGCGTCGCTGGAGTTCGAAGAGAACAAGGCCCGCAAGGAAGCGCCGCCCGAAGAATAG
- the xseB gene encoding exodeoxyribonuclease VII small subunit produces MAKKKIAKKKPAQPTFEAALAELEQAVADLEGGELGLEESLQRYEQGVARLKQCQEQLAAAEQKIELLSGLDANGEPITRPLDDAGAPASRSAKRSSGPAAKRGGGVDDGSRLF; encoded by the coding sequence ATGGCAAAGAAAAAGATCGCAAAGAAGAAGCCCGCCCAGCCGACATTCGAGGCCGCCCTGGCCGAGCTGGAGCAGGCCGTGGCCGACCTGGAGGGGGGCGAGCTCGGGCTGGAGGAGTCGCTCCAGCGGTACGAGCAAGGCGTCGCCCGGCTGAAGCAGTGCCAGGAGCAGCTGGCGGCCGCCGAGCAGAAGATCGAGCTGCTCAGTGGGCTGGACGCCAACGGCGAGCCGATCACTCGCCCGCTGGACGACGCCGGCGCCCCGGCCAGCCGGTCGGCCAAACGCTCGTCCGGGCCGGCCGCCAAGCGGGGTGGCGGCGTGGACGATGGGAGCCGCCTCTTCTAG
- a CDS encoding polyprenyl synthetase family protein, protein MATLESSAPHQAEAQHDLAAINQALDESLRLGPGCPDRLGQAMRYVVLGPGKRLRPRLVLMACRACGGDPAAALPAACAVEMIHAYSLAHDDLPAMDDDDLRRGRPTCHIEFDEATAILVGDALQARAFELLATRVAPEHAARCCGELAQAAGAEKLVGGQAADLCGAFDGATVDDLRAIHARKTGAMFIVSLRLGGILAGASEEQLTRLTDYARSLGLAFQVTDDLLDVSGDQQSVGKRLGKDADRGKLTYPELMGVDQSRQLVVELIDAAAAAVQPLGDAAAPLVELARKLQNRDR, encoded by the coding sequence ATGGCGACCCTCGAGTCCTCTGCCCCGCACCAGGCCGAAGCCCAGCACGACCTCGCCGCGATCAACCAAGCGCTCGACGAGTCGCTCCGACTCGGTCCCGGCTGCCCGGACCGGCTCGGCCAGGCGATGCGCTACGTGGTGCTGGGGCCCGGCAAGCGGCTGCGTCCGCGGCTGGTGCTGATGGCCTGCCGCGCCTGCGGGGGCGACCCCGCCGCCGCGCTGCCCGCCGCCTGCGCGGTCGAGATGATCCACGCCTATTCGCTGGCGCACGACGACCTTCCCGCCATGGACGACGACGACCTGCGTCGTGGGCGGCCGACCTGCCACATCGAGTTCGACGAGGCCACCGCCATCCTCGTTGGCGACGCTCTACAGGCCCGCGCGTTCGAACTGCTCGCCACGCGGGTCGCCCCAGAACACGCCGCCCGCTGCTGCGGCGAGCTGGCCCAGGCCGCCGGCGCCGAGAAGCTGGTGGGCGGCCAAGCGGCCGACCTCTGCGGTGCGTTCGACGGCGCCACGGTCGACGACCTCCGCGCCATCCACGCCCGCAAGACCGGCGCGATGTTTATCGTGTCGCTCCGGTTAGGCGGGATCTTAGCCGGCGCCTCGGAGGAGCAGCTGACCCGGCTCACCGACTACGCCCGCTCGCTCGGCCTGGCGTTCCAGGTTACCGACGACCTGCTGGACGTCAGCGGCGACCAACAGTCGGTCGGCAAGCGGCTGGGCAAGGACGCCGACCGCGGCAAGCTGACCTACCCCGAGTTGATGGGCGTCGACCAGAGCCGCCAGCTGGTGGTCGAGCTGATCGACGCCGCCGCCGCGGCCGTGCAGCCGCTGGGCGACGCCGCCGCGCCGCTCGTCGAACTGGCCCGCAAACTACAGAACCGGGATCGATGA
- a CDS encoding glucuronyl esterase domain-containing protein, with the protein MKPRIRSLMLLMAAANATGAEPLDLPHPLQTTDGRPVTSAVQWRDERRPELLELFRTHVYGRAPIERPEGMRWEVTERDPHAMADGATLSRVAIRLPGTGGEAVIRLTLFVPNRRDAPAPGFLLICNRDPENIDPTRQEKSPFWPAEHLVERGYFAAAFHYADVDPDHHDGFQNGVHGLFDEPDRPRPADAWGSIAAWAWGASRVMDYLQTRDDVDHDRIGVVGHSRGGKTALWCGAEDQRFAMVVSNNSGCTGAALARRKHGERVARINKSFPHWFCENYNRYNDNEDALPVDQHELIALVAPRLAYVASASEDDWADPEGEFLAAVHAGPVYRLLGAEGVGAGPMPPPERPRHAGRVGYHLRSGGHDLTEYDWGRFMDFADRHWRDR; encoded by the coding sequence ATGAAGCCCCGAATCCGATCGCTGATGCTGCTGATGGCCGCCGCCAACGCCACCGGGGCCGAACCGCTCGACCTGCCCCACCCGCTGCAGACCACCGACGGCCGCCCGGTCACGTCCGCCGTGCAGTGGCGGGATGAACGCCGGCCGGAGCTGCTCGAGCTGTTCCGCACGCACGTGTACGGCCGCGCGCCAATCGAACGGCCCGAGGGCATGCGGTGGGAGGTCACCGAGCGGGATCCGCACGCGATGGCCGACGGGGCGACGCTCAGCCGGGTCGCGATCCGCCTGCCGGGCACGGGGGGCGAGGCGGTCATCCGGCTGACGCTGTTCGTCCCCAACCGCCGTGACGCGCCGGCGCCAGGGTTCCTGCTGATCTGCAATCGCGACCCCGAGAACATCGACCCGACCCGGCAGGAGAAGAGCCCGTTCTGGCCGGCCGAGCACTTGGTTGAACGCGGCTACTTCGCCGCTGCGTTCCACTACGCCGACGTCGACCCCGACCATCACGACGGTTTCCAGAACGGCGTGCACGGCCTGTTCGACGAACCCGACCGGCCGCGGCCCGCCGACGCGTGGGGCTCGATCGCCGCCTGGGCGTGGGGCGCCAGCCGGGTGATGGACTACCTCCAGACCCGCGACGACGTCGACCACGACCGCATCGGCGTGGTGGGGCACTCGCGGGGCGGCAAGACGGCCCTGTGGTGCGGCGCCGAGGACCAGCGGTTCGCGATGGTGGTCAGCAACAACTCCGGCTGCACGGGGGCGGCGCTCGCGCGGCGGAAGCACGGCGAGCGGGTTGCGCGGATCAACAAGTCGTTCCCGCACTGGTTCTGCGAGAACTACAACCGGTACAACGACAACGAGGACGCGCTGCCGGTCGACCAGCACGAGCTGATCGCGCTGGTCGCGCCGCGGCTGGCGTACGTCGCCAGCGCCTCGGAGGACGACTGGGCCGACCCGGAGGGCGAGTTCCTGGCGGCCGTGCACGCGGGGCCGGTCTACCGGCTGCTGGGCGCCGAGGGGGTCGGCGCCGGGCCGATGCCCCCGCCGGAACGCCCTCGGCACGCCGGCCGCGTTGGCTACCACCTCCGCTCCGGCGGGCACGACCTGACCGAGTACGACTGGGGCCGGTTTATGGACTTTGCGGACCGGCACTGGCGGGATCGCTAA
- a CDS encoding DUF6384 family protein, producing the protein MPPPAQQAEARQDAASGAAAEEKMTIAEMTRLMDVAAAIRKERLTAEQQLNIAETKQLLRERLLETARITGDPVTAQEIDAAIDAYYERRHEFAPPEPGLETLLASVYVRRGTLTKIALLLATAAAIVWSSFAFGLVGPKRAKRALDKLYGQAQTTAAVVDQLAQTPDLHEQAEQFLARAEAARAAGDAGALRTLNAELMEQVATLKQQYTLRVAGGEGEQSGVDRYFEDDAGKRISGYYLIVEAQSPSGGPVRLPVYDAELKRTVLTSRWAEQVPQEVYDAVAADKQADGVLDTRDFAEKEVGRLEPTIRLTGPDGAPLTRGRQITQW; encoded by the coding sequence ATGCCCCCCCCCGCGCAGCAAGCCGAGGCCCGCCAGGACGCCGCGTCGGGAGCTGCGGCCGAAGAGAAGATGACCATCGCCGAGATGACCCGGCTGATGGACGTCGCGGCCGCCATCCGCAAGGAGAGGCTCACCGCCGAGCAGCAGCTCAACATCGCCGAGACCAAGCAGCTGCTCCGCGAGCGGCTGCTCGAGACCGCGCGGATCACCGGCGACCCGGTCACCGCGCAGGAGATCGACGCCGCGATCGACGCGTACTACGAGCGGCGGCACGAGTTCGCCCCGCCCGAGCCGGGGCTCGAAACGCTGCTCGCGTCGGTCTACGTGCGGCGGGGGACGCTCACCAAGATCGCGTTGCTGCTCGCCACCGCGGCGGCGATCGTGTGGTCGTCGTTCGCGTTCGGGCTGGTCGGGCCAAAACGCGCCAAGCGGGCCCTGGACAAGCTGTATGGGCAGGCCCAGACAACCGCGGCCGTGGTCGACCAGCTCGCTCAAACGCCCGACCTCCACGAGCAGGCCGAGCAGTTCCTCGCGCGGGCCGAGGCGGCCCGCGCCGCGGGCGACGCCGGCGCCCTGCGGACCCTGAATGCCGAACTGATGGAGCAGGTCGCGACGCTCAAGCAGCAGTACACGTTGCGGGTCGCGGGGGGCGAGGGGGAGCAATCGGGCGTCGACCGCTACTTCGAGGACGACGCCGGCAAGCGGATCTCAGGCTACTACCTGATTGTCGAAGCGCAGTCGCCCTCGGGCGGGCCGGTGCGTCTGCCGGTTTACGACGCGGAGCTCAAGCGGACGGTGCTGACCAGCCGGTGGGCGGAGCAGGTCCCGCAGGAGGTCTACGACGCGGTCGCGGCCGACAAGCAGGCCGACGGCGTGCTCGACACCCGGGATTTCGCCGAGAAGGAAGTCGGCCGCCTGGAGCCCACGATCCGGCTCACGGGACCCGACGGCGCGCCGCTGACGCGTGGGAGGCAGATCACGCAATGGTAG
- a CDS encoding SMP-30/gluconolactonase/LRE family protein produces the protein MNRCSTCLLAFLSIGAAALAEPIPGVGPAGEIAKLSSGHGFLEGPAWDGAGRLYFTDIPKNTIHVLEDGKLSPFTTESRSTNGLMLAADGRLLACEMSGALVAYDPKEKTRTVLADDYDGKRFNAPNDLVIDRSGGVYFTDPMFGAPRPLPQGQQGVYYLPAGGGEVRSVAKDIKAPNGVLLSPDEKTLYVLPSGSPVMLAYAVEAPGKIGPPRDFCRTKGGPNEGSDGGAVDTRGNVYLTTSRGVQVFSPAGEHLGTIELPEHPANCTFGGPDLKTLYVTARTGLYAVPMEVAGHRFAAHQE, from the coding sequence ATGAACCGTTGCTCAACCTGCTTGCTCGCGTTCCTCTCCATCGGCGCCGCAGCGCTGGCCGAACCAATCCCGGGCGTCGGGCCGGCGGGCGAGATCGCCAAGCTCTCTTCCGGGCACGGGTTCTTGGAGGGGCCCGCCTGGGACGGCGCCGGGCGGTTGTACTTCACCGACATCCCCAAGAACACCATCCACGTGCTGGAGGACGGCAAGCTGTCGCCGTTCACGACCGAGTCCCGCAGTACCAACGGGCTGATGCTGGCGGCCGATGGCCGGCTGCTGGCGTGCGAGATGTCGGGCGCGCTGGTCGCCTACGACCCGAAGGAGAAGACCCGGACCGTGCTGGCCGACGACTACGACGGCAAACGGTTCAACGCGCCAAACGACCTGGTGATCGATCGCTCGGGCGGCGTGTATTTTACCGACCCGATGTTCGGCGCGCCGCGGCCGCTGCCGCAGGGGCAGCAGGGCGTCTACTACCTGCCGGCCGGCGGCGGCGAGGTCCGGTCGGTGGCCAAGGACATCAAGGCGCCCAACGGCGTGCTGCTCTCGCCCGACGAGAAGACGCTGTACGTGCTGCCGAGCGGCTCGCCGGTCATGCTCGCCTACGCAGTCGAGGCGCCCGGCAAGATTGGCCCGCCGCGGGACTTCTGCCGCACCAAGGGCGGCCCGAACGAGGGCTCGGACGGCGGCGCGGTCGACACCCGCGGCAACGTCTACCTGACCACCTCGCGCGGCGTGCAGGTGTTTAGCCCGGCAGGCGAGCACCTCGGCACGATCGAGCTGCCGGAGCACCCGGCCAACTGCACGTTCGGCGGCCCCGACCTGAAGACCCTGTACGTCACCGCCCGGACCGGGCTGTACGCCGTGCCGATGGAGGTCGCCGGCCACCGCTTCGCCGCCCACCAGGAGTGA
- a CDS encoding metallophosphoesterase family protein translates to MAERLIAVGDVHGCRAALEGLLEVVSLRGGDRLILLGDYVDRGPDSRGVIDLVLDLRRSHDVVTLLGNHEEMMLGALERPASVGWWLRYGGRETLASYGPQTTPKDIPAEHREFLAGLQDYHEEDEFFFTHGGYVEGESLDRQPPEALRWTNLAQRMPGPHTSGKTAVVGHSSQKNGQVLDAGHLICIDTFCHGGGRLTAIDALTRKTWQVDRDGAPV, encoded by the coding sequence GTGGCTGAGAGACTCATTGCCGTAGGAGATGTGCATGGTTGCCGGGCCGCCCTGGAGGGGCTGCTCGAGGTTGTTTCCCTGCGCGGCGGGGACCGGCTGATCCTGCTGGGCGACTACGTCGACCGCGGCCCCGACAGCCGCGGCGTGATCGACCTGGTCCTCGACCTGCGGCGGTCGCACGACGTGGTGACCCTGCTGGGCAACCACGAGGAGATGATGCTGGGCGCCCTCGAGCGGCCGGCGTCGGTCGGCTGGTGGCTGCGGTACGGCGGACGCGAGACGCTCGCCTCCTACGGGCCTCAGACCACGCCGAAGGACATCCCCGCCGAGCACCGCGAGTTCCTGGCCGGTCTGCAGGACTACCACGAAGAGGACGAGTTCTTCTTCACGCACGGCGGCTACGTCGAGGGCGAGAGCCTCGACCGCCAGCCGCCCGAGGCGCTGCGGTGGACCAACCTGGCCCAGCGGATGCCCGGCCCACACACGTCCGGCAAGACGGCTGTCGTCGGGCACAGCTCGCAGAAGAACGGCCAGGTGCTCGACGCCGGGCACCTGATCTGCATCGACACGTTCTGCCACGGCGGTGGGCGGCTCACCGCGATCGACGCGCTCACACGCAAGACCTGGCAGGTCGACCGCGATGGCGCGCCGGTGTAG
- a CDS encoding prepilin peptidase yields the protein MDVPLWLRLAAVACAGAVLGSLLNAAVYEFAYDRRRISPWQPTPEGVARRGWLDRVPVLGWLRLRRDAAVLGRGFWLRPLALELLFAAAMAALYWWEVDQHRLIEPLVPVATPVDWRALSGVLHLQFFAHAMLAAFMWVATFIDFDEKTIPDAVTWPGTFLSLTLITLAPLAALPHVEPVAAPPLIGAPLTTPGGQPVVDINGQAYFVTPVQPFSPNGWPAWLAARRSAWGIGVGLACWWIWGLAVADRTWPPRRLGRSNRLPAKLAVWWGRLRRDLLSFPLRNVLLMGTLLIAMVWFAGGPAWLGLLSGLIGLVLGCALVWAVRVVGSAAMGREAMGFGDVTLMMMVGVLLGWQACLVTFFLAPFAGLVLGLLSLVLRRGDAIPYGPFLCLAAAFTAVQWGGIWPRAELLFGAGWLVPAVLVACVLLLGVLLMLIQLVKRPFLRD from the coding sequence ATGGACGTCCCGCTCTGGCTCCGTTTGGCCGCGGTCGCCTGCGCGGGCGCCGTTCTCGGGTCGCTGCTCAACGCCGCGGTGTACGAGTTCGCCTACGACCGCCGCCGGATCTCCCCCTGGCAGCCGACGCCCGAGGGCGTCGCCCGGCGGGGCTGGCTGGACCGCGTGCCGGTGCTCGGCTGGCTGCGGCTGCGGCGCGACGCGGCGGTCTTGGGACGCGGCTTCTGGCTGCGGCCCTTGGCGCTGGAGCTGCTGTTCGCCGCCGCCATGGCGGCCCTCTACTGGTGGGAGGTCGACCAGCACCGGCTGATCGAGCCGCTGGTGCCGGTCGCCACGCCGGTGGACTGGCGGGCGCTCTCCGGCGTGCTGCACCTGCAGTTCTTCGCGCACGCCATGCTGGCGGCGTTCATGTGGGTTGCGACCTTCATCGACTTCGACGAGAAGACCATTCCCGACGCGGTCACCTGGCCCGGCACGTTCCTCAGCCTGACGCTGATTACCCTGGCGCCGCTGGCGGCGCTGCCGCACGTCGAGCCCGTGGCCGCGCCGCCGCTGATCGGCGCGCCGCTCACCACGCCGGGCGGGCAGCCGGTGGTGGACATCAACGGCCAGGCGTACTTCGTAACGCCGGTCCAGCCGTTCAGCCCCAACGGCTGGCCCGCGTGGCTGGCCGCCCGCCGCAGCGCGTGGGGTATCGGGGTCGGTTTGGCGTGCTGGTGGATCTGGGGCCTTGCGGTCGCCGACCGCACCTGGCCGCCGCGGCGGCTGGGCCGCAGCAACCGCCTGCCGGCCAAGCTGGCGGTCTGGTGGGGGCGGCTGCGGCGCGACCTGCTCTCCTTCCCGCTGCGCAACGTGCTGCTGATGGGCACGCTGCTGATCGCGATGGTCTGGTTCGCCGGCGGCCCCGCCTGGCTGGGGCTGCTGTCCGGGCTGATCGGGCTGGTGCTGGGCTGCGCTCTGGTGTGGGCGGTGCGGGTGGTCGGGTCGGCCGCGATGGGCCGCGAGGCGATGGGCTTCGGCGACGTCACGCTGATGATGATGGTCGGCGTGCTGCTCGGCTGGCAGGCCTGCCTGGTGACCTTCTTCCTGGCGCCGTTCGCGGGCCTGGTGCTGGGGCTGCTGAGCCTGGTGCTCCGCCGCGGCGACGCCATCCCGTACGGGCCGTTCCTCTGCCTGGCCGCGGCGTTCACGGCGGTGCAGTGGGGCGGCATCTGGCCCCGCGCCGAGCTGCTGTTCGGCGCCGGCTGGCTGGTCCCGGCGGTGCTGGTGGCCTGCGTGCTGCTGCTGGGCGTGCTGCTGATGCTGATCCAGCTCGTGAAGCGGCCGTTCCTGCGGGATTAG
- the dxs gene encoding 1-deoxy-D-xylulose-5-phosphate synthase, translating into MTQTTKEPLLPKITSPRDLDGLSLPDLERLAGEIRDVLCNLVSARSAHFASNLGVVELCLALHQTFDFLHDRLIWDTGHQIYPHKLITGRYPQFHTIRTKGGLMGYPNPEESDYDLFVTGHAGASVSTAVGLASGDRLMRDGEDRWTVAVIGDGAFPSGVVYEALCNIRESGKRLLVVLNDNKMSICPRVGGMADYLDRLRMSGAYSGMKNEVVKALQNIPMLGDPVERMLTQLKEAAKAGLHGGMLFEDLGMRYVGPIDGHNVALVRKYLRMAKKSEGPVLLHVVTEKGHGFHPATEDPVLFHAPPQFQRRENGELQMKKSGGRAYTHAASEAIHAVMQRDPRVTTLTAAMCQGNKLERVRDDFPDRFFDTGICEAHAVAFAAGQAKVGMRPIVDIYSTFLQRSFDHIFQEVALQDLPVTFMLDRGGLAGPDGATHHGVFDLGYLRLFPNMTVMAPGDAHDLPAMLDLALAHDGPCAIRYPKAPETTVPGKRAPVEHGKAEVLRRGPDGLILCGGALLSDCLAAAAELAQEGLELTVVNARFIKPLDTETILPLAADGPFVITVEEAALAGGFGSAVLEALADAGHSTPVRRLGIPDRFIEHGEREELLADLGLDAAGIAQACREQAQACAPGQSV; encoded by the coding sequence ATGACGCAGACGACCAAAGAGCCGCTCCTCCCGAAGATCACGTCGCCCCGCGACCTGGACGGCCTGTCGCTGCCGGACCTGGAACGGCTGGCCGGCGAGATCCGCGACGTGCTGTGCAACCTGGTCAGCGCCCGCAGCGCGCACTTCGCCTCGAACCTGGGCGTGGTGGAGCTCTGCCTGGCGCTGCACCAGACGTTCGACTTCCTGCACGACCGCCTGATCTGGGACACCGGCCACCAGATCTACCCGCACAAGCTCATCACCGGCCGGTACCCGCAGTTTCACACCATCCGCACCAAGGGCGGCCTGATGGGCTACCCCAACCCGGAGGAGAGCGACTACGACCTGTTCGTCACCGGTCACGCGGGCGCGAGCGTGTCGACGGCGGTCGGCCTGGCGAGCGGCGACCGCCTGATGCGCGACGGCGAGGACCGCTGGACCGTGGCCGTCATCGGCGACGGCGCCTTCCCCTCCGGCGTGGTGTACGAGGCGCTGTGCAACATCCGCGAGAGCGGCAAGCGGCTGCTGGTTGTGCTGAACGACAACAAGATGTCCATCTGCCCCCGCGTGGGCGGCATGGCCGACTACCTGGATCGGCTGCGGATGTCCGGCGCGTACTCCGGCATGAAGAACGAGGTGGTCAAGGCGCTGCAGAACATCCCGATGCTGGGCGACCCGGTCGAGCGGATGCTGACCCAGCTGAAGGAGGCCGCCAAGGCCGGCCTGCACGGCGGCATGCTGTTCGAGGACCTTGGCATGCGGTACGTCGGCCCGATCGACGGCCACAACGTAGCGCTGGTCCGCAAGTACCTGCGGATGGCCAAGAAGTCCGAGGGCCCGGTGCTGCTGCACGTGGTGACCGAGAAGGGCCACGGCTTCCACCCGGCGACCGAAGACCCCGTGCTGTTCCACGCGCCGCCGCAGTTCCAACGGCGCGAGAACGGCGAGCTGCAGATGAAGAAGTCCGGCGGCCGGGCCTACACCCACGCCGCTTCCGAGGCGATCCACGCGGTGATGCAGCGCGACCCCCGCGTCACGACGCTCACCGCCGCGATGTGCCAGGGCAACAAGCTGGAGCGGGTCCGCGACGACTTCCCGGACCGGTTCTTCGACACCGGCATCTGCGAGGCCCACGCCGTGGCGTTCGCGGCCGGGCAGGCGAAGGTCGGCATGCGGCCGATCGTCGACATCTACAGCACGTTCCTGCAGCGGTCGTTCGACCACATCTTCCAGGAGGTCGCGCTGCAGGACCTGCCGGTCACGTTCATGCTGGACCGCGGCGGCCTGGCCGGCCCCGACGGCGCCACGCACCACGGCGTGTTCGACCTGGGCTACCTGCGTCTGTTCCCCAACATGACCGTCATGGCGCCGGGCGACGCGCACGACCTGCCCGCCATGCTCGACCTGGCCCTCGCGCACGACGGCCCCTGCGCGATCCGCTACCCCAAGGCGCCTGAGACCACCGTGCCCGGCAAGCGGGCGCCGGTCGAGCACGGCAAGGCGGAGGTGCTCCGCCGCGGCCCAGACGGGCTGATCCTGTGCGGCGGCGCCCTGCTGTCCGACTGCCTGGCCGCGGCCGCGGAGCTCGCCCAGGAGGGTCTGGAGCTGACGGTCGTGAACGCGCGGTTCATCAAGCCGCTCGACACCGAGACCATCCTGCCGCTGGCGGCCGACGGACCGTTCGTGATCACTGTGGAAGAGGCGGCGCTCGCCGGCGGGTTCGGCAGCGCGGTGCTCGAGGCGCTGGCGGACGCCGGCCACAGCACGCCGGTCCGCCGGCTCGGCATCCCCGACCGCTTCATCGAGCACGGCGAACGCGAGGAGCTGCTCGCCGACCTCGGCCTCGACGCCGCCGGCATCGCCCAGGCGTGCCGCGAGCAGGCCCAGGCCTGCGCCCCCGGCCAAAGCGTGTAG
- a CDS encoding TetR/AcrR family transcriptional regulator, which translates to MATATRDRIVAAGRELFARHGFGQVGLDKIVQQARLTKTTFYNHFESKEQLIREVLDLHELSLRENLAVAVERSDADPRGKLLVLFDVLPQLVCGELPGCNLLVSAAADFPNELDPIRQAVIRNKQAMQQMVLGLCQRAGAPDSDSLACQLVQLLHGAVLEQMLSAEPHRGFADARRLAGLAVDAAFVPPSY; encoded by the coding sequence ATGGCAACAGCAACACGCGACAGGATCGTCGCGGCGGGACGCGAACTATTCGCAAGGCACGGTTTCGGCCAGGTCGGCCTCGACAAGATCGTGCAGCAGGCGCGGCTGACCAAGACCACGTTCTACAACCACTTCGAGAGCAAAGAGCAGCTGATCCGCGAGGTGCTCGACCTCCACGAGCTGTCGCTGCGTGAGAACCTGGCCGTTGCGGTGGAACGGTCCGATGCCGACCCCCGCGGCAAGCTGCTGGTCCTGTTCGACGTGCTCCCGCAACTGGTGTGCGGCGAGCTGCCCGGCTGCAACCTGCTGGTGAGCGCCGCCGCCGACTTCCCTAACGAGCTCGACCCGATCCGTCAGGCCGTTATCCGCAACAAGCAGGCGATGCAGCAGATGGTGCTGGGGCTTTGCCAGCGGGCCGGCGCCCCCGACTCAGACTCGCTGGCCTGCCAGCTGGTGCAGCTGCTGCACGGGGCCGTGCTAGAGCAGATGCTGTCGGCCGAGCCGCACCGCGGGTTCGCTGACGCGCGGCGGCTGGCGGGGCTGGCGGTGGATGCGGCGTTCGTCCCCCCGTCTTACTGA
- a CDS encoding shikimate kinase: protein MTLPQRLFLIGYRGAGKSTVARLVAERLGWSWVDADDELEREAGRSIAQIFAESGEPAFRDLEEQVVARLCDAERTVVALGGGAVLREATRQRLAAAGPVAWLTAPADVLAARLAGDASTGDRRPSLTGAGVTQEIEQVLAARTPIYQACATFTVDVAAAAPEEVARQLAERLAAGP from the coding sequence ATGACCCTCCCCCAGCGACTCTTCCTGATCGGCTACCGCGGCGCCGGCAAGTCGACCGTCGCGCGGCTGGTGGCCGAGCGGCTCGGCTGGTCGTGGGTCGACGCGGACGACGAGCTGGAACGCGAGGCCGGCCGGTCGATCGCCCAGATCTTCGCCGAGTCGGGCGAGCCGGCCTTCCGCGACCTGGAGGAGCAGGTGGTCGCGCGGCTCTGCGACGCCGAGCGGACGGTCGTGGCGCTGGGCGGCGGGGCCGTGCTCCGCGAGGCGACCCGCCAGCGGCTGGCCGCGGCTGGGCCGGTCGCGTGGCTCACCGCGCCGGCCGACGTGCTGGCCGCCCGCCTGGCCGGCGACGCCTCGACCGGCGACCGCCGCCCCAGCCTGACCGGCGCCGGAGTGACGCAGGAAATCGAGCAAGTGCTCGCCGCCCGCACGCCGATCTACCAGGCGTGTGCTACCTTTACCGTTGACGTGGCCGCCGCCGCCCCGGAGGAGGTCGCCCGGCAGCTGGCCGAACGGCTCGCCGCCGGCCCCTAG